From Acidobacteriota bacterium, a single genomic window includes:
- the mutS gene encoding DNA mismatch repair protein MutS gives MQPSTPMMAQYHQIKKSVPGAILFFRLGDFYEMFFDDAVVAARELEITLTSRNKEKGTPIPMCGIPYHSADAYVSKLIRKGYRVAVCDQVENPKTARKLVKREVTRVVTPGTLSDGNLLEPRENNFLSAVFSDGSGLGLASVDVSTGDFRITEFRDGARESMLQTELERLGPKELIWCSRLSDGNPAWARNLPALKTVVEEWIFAPDFAQRLLVDHFKVGSLDGFGCEGRDLAVAAAGGALHYLRETQRGELLHLDSLHYYELDQSMLLDQSTVKNLELLESLYDGSRNGTLLQCLDETCTGMGGRLLKTWMMRPEIDLKEIESRQEAVAALTENLVLREELREQLKQVYDLERLASKVALSSANARDLIALRQSLEQIPEIKQRLQPLAAVRLRSLEQASDPLADVAAKIGEALNDDPPVVLTEGRLIRPGFNPELDSLRKDSSSGKQTIAELEAGERARTGIPNLKVKFNQVFGYYLEVSKSNLGLVPPDYERKQTLVGAERFTIPQLKEYERRVLGAEERLVELEYELFCQLRAAVGRECRRIRNTARALAQLDCLVTLAGAAHQFGYVRPSLHTGEELAVKGGRHPVIERLAEQLPTGRFIPNDLYLNQGTDQILIITGPNMGGKSTYLRQAALFSVMAQMGSFVPAQEAKLPVVDRIFTRIGASDNLARGRSTFMVEMTETAVILNSATPRSLVILDEVGRGTATFDGLSIAWSVVEHLHSRNQAKTLFATHYHELTELAQLLPGVKNYQVTVKESGNEIVFLRRVEPGSADKSYGIEVARLAGLPRPVILRAREILRGHEQGEHQISDHLTRNYQRRKNNSGKQLNLFVVTEHEALEQLRRMDPDRMTPLQALQAIHRLKESVSSD, from the coding sequence ATGCAACCCTCCACCCCCATGATGGCCCAGTACCATCAGATCAAGAAGTCGGTTCCCGGCGCCATTCTATTCTTCCGGCTGGGCGACTTCTACGAGATGTTCTTCGACGATGCCGTGGTGGCCGCCCGCGAGCTGGAGATCACCCTGACCTCGCGCAACAAGGAAAAAGGGACCCCGATCCCCATGTGCGGGATTCCCTACCACAGTGCCGACGCCTACGTCTCCAAGCTGATCCGCAAAGGCTACCGCGTGGCCGTCTGCGACCAGGTCGAAAACCCCAAGACCGCCAGGAAGCTGGTCAAGCGGGAGGTGACCCGGGTGGTAACCCCCGGCACTCTGAGCGACGGCAATCTGCTGGAGCCTCGGGAGAACAACTTCCTGAGCGCCGTTTTCTCGGACGGCTCCGGACTGGGCCTGGCTTCGGTGGACGTTTCCACCGGAGATTTTCGAATTACCGAGTTTCGGGACGGCGCCCGGGAATCGATGCTGCAAACGGAACTGGAACGGCTGGGGCCCAAGGAACTGATCTGGTGCTCCCGGCTCAGCGATGGAAATCCCGCCTGGGCTCGCAACCTGCCGGCTTTGAAGACGGTGGTGGAGGAGTGGATCTTTGCCCCCGACTTTGCCCAGCGCCTGCTCGTCGATCATTTCAAGGTCGGCAGCCTGGACGGATTCGGCTGTGAGGGCCGGGACCTGGCCGTGGCCGCTGCCGGCGGGGCCCTGCACTACCTGCGGGAAACCCAGCGGGGCGAGCTGCTGCACCTGGACAGCCTGCACTACTATGAGCTGGACCAGTCGATGCTGCTGGACCAGTCCACGGTAAAGAACCTGGAGCTGCTGGAGTCTCTCTACGACGGGTCCCGCAACGGCACGCTGCTCCAGTGCCTGGACGAGACCTGCACCGGAATGGGGGGAAGGCTCCTCAAGACCTGGATGATGCGGCCGGAAATCGACCTGAAAGAGATCGAGAGCCGGCAGGAGGCGGTGGCCGCGCTCACCGAAAACCTGGTTTTGAGGGAAGAGCTCAGGGAGCAGCTCAAGCAGGTCTATGACCTGGAACGCCTGGCCTCCAAGGTTGCCCTCTCCAGCGCCAATGCCAGGGACCTGATCGCGCTCCGGCAGTCGCTGGAGCAGATCCCGGAAATCAAGCAGCGGCTGCAGCCGCTTGCCGCGGTCCGGCTCCGGAGCCTGGAGCAGGCCAGCGATCCCCTGGCCGACGTGGCGGCAAAGATTGGAGAAGCCCTCAACGACGATCCTCCGGTGGTGCTGACCGAGGGCCGGCTGATTCGGCCGGGGTTCAACCCGGAACTGGACAGCTTGCGCAAGGACAGCTCCTCCGGGAAGCAGACCATTGCCGAGCTGGAAGCCGGAGAGCGCGCCCGCACCGGCATCCCCAACCTCAAGGTCAAGTTCAACCAGGTTTTCGGCTACTACCTGGAGGTCTCCAAGTCCAATCTTGGACTGGTGCCTCCCGACTATGAGCGCAAGCAGACCCTGGTGGGAGCGGAGCGCTTCACCATCCCTCAACTGAAGGAGTACGAACGCCGGGTGCTGGGGGCTGAGGAGCGCCTGGTGGAGCTGGAGTATGAGCTCTTCTGCCAACTCCGGGCCGCCGTGGGCCGGGAGTGCCGGCGCATCCGCAACACGGCCCGCGCCCTGGCTCAACTGGATTGCCTGGTGACCCTGGCCGGCGCCGCCCATCAGTTCGGCTACGTAAGACCCAGCCTCCACACCGGCGAGGAGCTGGCGGTCAAAGGGGGACGGCACCCGGTCATCGAACGCCTGGCCGAGCAACTGCCCACCGGCCGGTTCATTCCCAACGACCTCTATCTGAATCAGGGCACCGATCAGATCCTCATTATCACCGGGCCCAACATGGGGGGCAAGTCCACCTATCTCCGCCAGGCGGCGCTCTTCTCGGTCATGGCCCAGATGGGCTCCTTCGTTCCGGCCCAGGAGGCAAAGCTACCCGTCGTGGACCGGATCTTCACCCGCATCGGGGCCTCCGACAACCTGGCGCGCGGCAGATCCACCTTCATGGTGGAGATGACCGAAACGGCTGTCATCCTGAACTCGGCCACGCCCAGGAGCCTGGTCATTCTGGATGAGGTCGGCCGAGGCACCGCCACCTTCGACGGACTCTCGATCGCCTGGTCGGTGGTCGAGCACCTCCACTCCCGCAACCAGGCCAAGACCCTCTTCGCCACCCACTACCACGAGCTGACTGAACTGGCCCAGTTGCTGCCCGGAGTGAAGAACTACCAGGTGACGGTCAAGGAATCGGGCAACGAAATCGTATTCCTGAGGCGGGTCGAGCCGGGAAGCGCCGACAAGAGCTACGGCATCGAGGTAGCCCGGCTGGCTGGCCTGCCACGCCCGGTGATCCTGAGGGCCCGGGAGATCCTGCGAGGGCATGAACAGGGAGAGCACCAGATCAGCGACCATCTGACCCGGAACTACCAGCGCAGAAAGAACAACTCCGGAAAGCAGCTCAACCTGTTCGTGGTCACCGAACACGAGGCGCTGGAGCAGCTGCGACGGATGGACCCCGACCGGATGACTCCCTTGCAGGCGCTCCAGGCCATCCACCGACTCAAGGAAAGCGTGTCCAGTGATTAG
- a CDS encoding formylglycine-generating enzyme family protein, producing MKSLASLTLWHLCSLAVMVPAASAEILYDKQGIWFRGTAHIVCLNAATTNAPEENCPAEQYDDAIDLIDQAEGHQARGKSGPAAPGGEGPEPTGIRVGETVVFDGMDFVGIPPGEFVMGSTSRYAFQDEKPVTRVTIGRGFYLGKYEVTQAQWRAVMGKNPSGFAGCIYCPVEQVSWEEVQVFIGKLNARSGGGRYRLPTEAEWEYSARAGTTGDTYAGDITRPFGSDPVLNGIAWYDENSGRRTHPVGRKAPNGWGLHDMLGNVWEWTGDWAGAYPGGTVTDLVAPGSIPSRVIRGGGWNLFAGACRSAIRTGFPPGDHNHLLGFRLLREE from the coding sequence ATGAAATCGCTCGCGAGCCTGACGCTATGGCATCTCTGTTCCCTGGCCGTTATGGTTCCCGCCGCTTCCGCTGAAATCCTCTACGACAAGCAGGGCATTTGGTTCCGCGGAACGGCCCACATCGTCTGCCTCAATGCCGCTACCACCAATGCGCCAGAGGAAAATTGTCCTGCCGAGCAGTACGACGACGCCATCGACCTGATCGACCAAGCCGAAGGCCACCAGGCTCGGGGAAAGTCTGGACCCGCTGCACCCGGAGGAGAAGGCCCCGAGCCGACCGGAATCCGGGTAGGGGAGACGGTGGTCTTCGACGGGATGGACTTTGTGGGAATTCCACCGGGAGAATTCGTGATGGGCTCCACCAGCCGCTATGCGTTCCAAGATGAGAAGCCGGTGACAAGGGTGACGATCGGCAGGGGGTTTTACCTGGGCAAGTACGAGGTGACCCAGGCCCAGTGGCGGGCGGTGATGGGGAAGAATCCTTCGGGCTTCGCCGGATGCATATACTGTCCGGTGGAGCAGGTCTCCTGGGAGGAAGTGCAGGTCTTCATCGGGAAGCTCAACGCCCGGTCGGGCGGGGGGCGCTACCGGTTGCCGACCGAGGCGGAGTGGGAGTATTCGGCCCGGGCGGGGACTACGGGTGACACCTACGCGGGGGACATCACCCGACCGTTCGGCAGTGACCCGGTGTTGAACGGGATCGCCTGGTACGATGAGAACAGCGGCCGACGAACCCATCCCGTTGGGCGGAAGGCGCCCAACGGGTGGGGACTCCACGACATGCTGGGGAACGTGTGGGAATGGACGGGGGACTGGGCCGGGGCCTATCCGGGCGGGACAGTCACCGACCTCGTGGCACCAGGATCAATCCCGAGTCGGGTGATTCGCGGCGGCGGCTGGAACCTCTTCGCCGGGGCCTGCCGGTCGGCGATTCGCACCGGGTTCCCGCCGGGAGACCACAACCATCTCCTGGGCTTCCGCCTGCTGAGGGAGGAGTAG
- a CDS encoding anhydro-N-acetylmuramic acid kinase, with protein MKISRLVVGLMSGTSLDGVDAALVRIVRSEQDCSVQLKHFITNPYPEEVRQSLLRVASGQLVAAGFISHLGILLGRLYSEAVKDVCQAAGAPLDRLDLIGSHGQTVFHQSDPGDFCGRPVASTLQIGEAAVLVEETGVTTVSDFRPADMAAGGTGAPLIPLVDFLLFRDLQRGRVLLNLGGIANLTLLPPACGIDQIRAFDSGPGNMVIDALVRRLEADSPRFDAGGRLALSGKPIPALLDSLLADPYFRRRPPKSAGREQFGGAFVERLLAAREASGPPDLVCTAAELTARTVSDAVLNHIDPAHHWDRVLVSGGGVYNAYLMQRLQELLPKLKVAPTDSLGIPADAKEAIGFAVLANETLELAAGNVPSATGARHAAILGKVTYGRNYGRLRGIS; from the coding sequence ATGAAAATCTCCAGGCTGGTGGTCGGTCTCATGTCGGGAACCTCGCTGGACGGAGTGGATGCCGCCCTGGTGCGAATTGTCCGGTCGGAGCAGGACTGCTCGGTTCAACTCAAGCATTTCATTACCAATCCCTATCCGGAAGAGGTCCGACAGTCGCTTTTGAGGGTCGCTTCCGGCCAGCTTGTTGCGGCCGGCTTCATCAGCCACCTGGGAATCCTGTTGGGACGTCTCTACTCGGAAGCAGTCAAGGACGTCTGCCAGGCCGCCGGGGCCCCCCTCGACCGGCTGGATCTGATCGGGTCCCACGGCCAGACGGTATTCCACCAATCCGACCCCGGCGACTTCTGCGGCCGGCCAGTGGCCTCCACCCTGCAGATCGGAGAGGCCGCCGTGCTGGTGGAGGAGACGGGCGTGACCACCGTTTCGGACTTTCGTCCCGCCGACATGGCGGCCGGAGGGACCGGGGCCCCCCTTATTCCGCTGGTGGATTTTCTGCTGTTCCGGGATCTCCAAAGAGGACGGGTGCTGCTGAACCTGGGCGGAATCGCCAACCTCACTCTGCTGCCCCCGGCATGCGGCATCGACCAGATCCGGGCCTTCGACAGCGGACCCGGCAACATGGTGATCGACGCTCTGGTCCGGCGCCTGGAGGCGGATTCGCCAAGGTTCGATGCCGGGGGGCGCCTGGCCCTGTCGGGAAAGCCCATCCCGGCCCTGCTGGACTCACTGCTGGCCGATCCCTACTTCCGCCGCAGGCCGCCCAAGTCGGCGGGGCGGGAGCAGTTCGGCGGGGCCTTTGTGGAACGGCTGCTGGCGGCGAGGGAGGCGTCCGGCCCCCCGGACCTGGTCTGCACGGCGGCCGAATTGACGGCCCGCACCGTCAGCGACGCCGTGCTGAACCACATCGACCCTGCCCACCACTGGGACCGCGTGCTGGTTTCCGGCGGAGGCGTTTATAACGCTTACCTGATGCAGCGCCTGCAAGAGCTCCTGCCCAAGCTGAAGGTGGCGCCCACCGACTCCCTGGGGATTCCCGCCGACGCCAAGGAGGCCATCGGATTCGCGGTCCTGGCCAATGAGACCCTGGAGCTGGCTGCCGGAAACGTTCCCTCGGCTACCGGCGCCCGCCATGCGGCAATCCTGGGAAAGGTCACTTACGGCCGGAACTACGGCCGGCTGAGAGGAATCTCCTGA
- the panC gene encoding pantoate--beta-alanine ligase gives MDVVRSLEAFRDLRRSWPDQGPEVCLVPTMGALHAGHLSLIEAAGKRSDRVVVSIFVNPTQFAPGEDFERYPRPLDRDLKELERLGVGTVLVPEACEMYPAGHRTRVLVEGLGRKLCGASRPTHFQGVATVVLKLFHRVRPQAAFFGQKDAQQSILIRRMVRDLDLDVEVVVCPTVREKDGLAVSSRNRYLSPEERKAAPVLFRSLEWARQEVARGERRAPVLLAGVHGRLAAEAGVRVDYAALVDPVDLETVDRLEGKSLLALAAFVGTTRLIDNTWLTS, from the coding sequence ATGGACGTGGTTCGATCGCTGGAGGCCTTCAGGGACCTCCGCCGGAGCTGGCCCGATCAAGGCCCGGAGGTCTGCCTGGTGCCCACCATGGGAGCCCTTCACGCCGGCCACCTCAGCCTGATTGAAGCGGCCGGTAAACGATCCGACCGGGTGGTGGTGTCCATCTTCGTCAACCCCACCCAGTTTGCGCCGGGAGAAGACTTCGAGCGTTATCCGCGGCCCCTCGACCGCGACTTGAAGGAGTTGGAGCGCCTGGGCGTGGGGACCGTCCTGGTTCCCGAGGCCTGCGAGATGTATCCGGCAGGCCACCGAACCCGGGTCCTGGTTGAGGGACTGGGCCGGAAGCTGTGCGGCGCCAGCCGTCCCACCCACTTCCAGGGGGTGGCCACGGTGGTGCTCAAGCTCTTCCACCGGGTGCGCCCGCAGGCCGCCTTCTTCGGACAAAAGGATGCCCAGCAGTCCATCCTGATTCGACGAATGGTCCGAGACCTGGATCTGGACGTCGAGGTGGTGGTTTGTCCGACGGTCCGGGAAAAAGACGGGCTGGCTGTCAGTTCCCGCAATCGGTATCTGAGTCCTGAAGAGAGAAAGGCCGCTCCGGTTCTGTTCCGGTCCCTGGAATGGGCCAGGCAGGAGGTGGCCCGGGGAGAGCGCCGGGCGCCGGTCCTGCTTGCCGGCGTTCATGGTCGCCTGGCTGCCGAGGCTGGGGTCCGGGTCGACTATGCCGCCCTGGTGGACCCGGTCGACCTGGAGACGGTGGATCGGCTCGAAGGGAAATCGTTGCTGGCCCTGGCCGCCTTCGTCGGGACCACCCGCCTGATCGACAACACTTGGCTCACCTCCTGA